GCCGTGCCCATTGGAACAGGCGATCGTTCGTTTGAGTTCCACATTGAAGAATAGCAATTAGCCGGCCATGGCGGTTCATCGATGCAGCACCCATGGCCACCCTCTAGACTTTAGAAcagatggtgaagatgatgaaacaGACGTTGCGTGGGATCATTTCAAAGTTCGGTACCATGCGTCTGGGCCACACAGTTTTTTCTTGGACGATTTCTTGCTACTTAGTGTGTCCAACGGCCGAAGAGACGTTGATTGCATTTTTCTCCACTCTATGATCGTGGATGTTTCCTCCACACCCACGCTCATTGTATCCGCTCTCCTGGATGGTGCACGACATGCTGCTATTTGCTCAACACTCAACATATCGTGCTCAGTCATAGAATTGCTATCGCAGTTCAGAtctttattctttctagttGTTGTTATTTATTATTTTCTTTtacttttgggggggggggggcgagtTTAGGTTGGGTGGTTCGCACAGAAATCTTCCGAGACAAATCAGGCTAAGCGGCCTGGCAAGATTCACCAACCGTTCTGCGCCTGGACCCGCCACGTTTCAGCTTGAGCGTCCATTCATCTATTGGGCATCCTTTCTCATTTCTTGATTTGCTCGGGATTGCCCGTAACAGAACAGACGCCGAAACTCCTGCCCCTGGGCCCCAGTGAACCGGAAAAAATGAAAGCTGACATTCCTCCACTGATGACTTCAGGTCGACGATGCCCCTTGGCTGGATCGCAAAATCACTTGGGAGCCCCTGGAAGTTGCGTGGTGGCAGAGCAGTTTGAGTCCACCGACTCCACATCTTGCAGCCGCCTCTATCATCACAGGCTACTGCCCTAACGGTGAGCCCACGACTATCGCGATCCCCCCGGACTAGCGTATGGGACCATGGCTAAATTGGTGACATCGCTAGCCCCATCGGGCACTCGTCGCGATGGAAATTAGATTGATCAAGGACCGGATCAGGGCTGGTCCAGACATCCAGGCCAATTCGTGCTGGATCCAGTGGTCCTTTGGCCACCAGGTTGATTGATCGAAGGCACTAGAGCTCTCCCTTCTGTCGGTGTCAGCCAAACTAGCCGCGAGGGACCTATCACTGCGACcccggagaagagagactttCTGCCAGCGAGGCTCACGAACGGAGATTCTGGACGCGAAACCCACTTGGTGTATCAGATGGCTCGCTAATCCGAGCCGGAAGCTCTGGCTAGCCCGGTTTGACGTCGACCCCCGCTCATCTAATCTACTTGGCCTGTCGAACTATATAATGCATGAGGGTTGGAATGTCCCATACCGAtccttccctcttctctctctctctcttctctgcaTACTCTCTTTCGTTTGGGATTCAAGACAGGCTTCTTGATCCgttcattctttttcttcttgcatATCGATCTCGATCAGCTTGCACATACGCTCCCTTGACCAACTCAAcagtccttctcttcctttcaaACAAACGCCCAAGATGAAGTTCACCAACATGGTTCTGGCCGCCAGCGCTGCTGGTATGGCCGTTGCTTACCCCAGTGCTCGTGAGGTCGTTCCCGCCGGCCGCGAGATCAACACCAGCAAGCGCAGCGTCGAGAAGCGCGCCAACGGCTTCACCTGTAAGACTTCCTGTTCGCTCCTGGACCCAGGGTCCACACCCCGCTTGATAGACCTGCAAACTCACATGTTGGATTAGGGTTCGGTGTCAGCGAGTCTGGTGCTGAGTTTGGTTCCGCCATCCCCGGCACTCTCGGCAAGGATTACACTTGGCCCGTCGCCTCCAAGATCCAGGTTCTCCGTGACGCTGGCATGAACGTTTTCCGTGTCCCCTTCCTGATGGAGCGCTTGGTGCCTGGCAGCTTGACTGGTTCCTTCGATGCCACCTACCTGGCTGCTCTCAAGTCTGTGAGTGATGAGACCGTGCCCATGGCTGAGACTGCTCGAGCCAATGCTAATCGACTCCATCCAATAGACCGTCAACTCCATCACCAAGAGCGGTGCCTACGCCGTCCTTGACCCCCACAACTATGGCCGATAGTACGTGATCTGATCTGCTACTTTTCGAAGAACACGAAGAACATGAAAGCGAAGAAAGTGCGCTGCTAACCATCTCCAATAGTGGCGGCAGCGtcatcacctccaccgccgACTTCCAGGCCTGGTGGAAGAAGGTTGCTGGCGAGTTCAGCTCCAACGACAAGGTCATCTTCGACACCAGTGAGTCTCCACGGAAGATGTGTTGGCGCTTCGTCAGATGAACTGACCTCCCGCTTTTAGACAACGAGTACAACAACATGGATCAGACTCTCGTCCTGAACCTCAACCAGGCTGCCATTGATGGTATCCGTGCCGCCGGTGCCACTTCCCAGTACATCTTCGTCGAGGGTAACGCCTGGACTGGTGCCTGGTCCTGGACCGACACCAACGACAACATGAAGAACCTGAAGGACCCTCAGGGCAAGATCGTCTACGAGATGCACCAGTACCTCGACGGTGACAAGTCCGGTACTTCCGAGTCCTGTGTCAGCGCCACCATCGGTAGCGAGCGTCTCAAGTCCGCCACCGCCTGGCTCAAGGCCAACAACAAGAAGGGTTTCATTGGCGAGTTCGCCGGTGGTGCCAACTCCGTCTGCGAGTCCGCCGTCGAAGACATGCTCTCCTACATGCAGGACAACTCCGATGTCTGGACCGGTGCGTCCTGGTGGTCTGCCGGTCCCTGGTGGGGATCCTACATGTACTCCCTGGAGCCCACCGACGGCCCTGCCTATGCCGCCTACCTCCCCATCCTGAAGAAGTACTTCCCTAACGGCTCTGCTGCTGCCCCCGTTGGCAACTCCggctcttctccttccaccaccaccaagccCGCCCCCGCTCAGCAGCCTGCCACCACCAAGGCCCCCGTCCAGATCACCACCACTGCCCAGCCCGTCAGCAAGCCCATCTCCACCGAGCCCGCCCAGGCTCCTGCCCCGGTTGCTACTTCcaccttcaccaccaaggcTGCCGGAACCACCAAGTCCGCCTGCACTGCCAAGCCCGTCGCCACTCAGCCCGCCTCGCCCTCCACCGGCGGTACCGTCGGTCGCTGGTCCCAGTGCGGTGGTATGAACTGGACCGGTGCCACCGCTTGCGAGAGCCCCTACAAGTGCGTGGAGCAGAACCCCTACTACTCCCAGTGCCTGTAAGGGTTGGCACGCCCTCCTCACCCTTCTTGACTGGActtttcatttccttttgggatgcaaagaaaaagcggATGATCATATTCTAGCGTAGTTGGCATTTGGCTTGGAGACACCTTTTTTTTACATTACATATTTACCTTCTCTTCTTAGAAGACACACCATTTGAGATCTTCGACTgtatacttttttttttctctatttGGACTATTGTTCTTCATCCAATTCACTTCTTTACTCATTCCACGCTATTTTTGCTGCTCAACAAGACTATCGTATAAGTATGTTTCTTTGAAATTTCTCATGGTAAGCCTGGATTATCCGGACCACGTATCCGAGTATATCGGCTAGCGCTCGGCACGTGATTTAAAATACCACACCCAAGTCTTCCAAATCGTAAGCATACCGACATTCATACTTTTTCTAGCCAAGCTGCTCCGGTCGTAGTCCCTCTATCCTCGTAGCCCTTGATCCTGTTTTTCAAATCGACATTGTCAAGCTCAAACTTGATTTCCGCCGCGCACACCGCAAAGAATATAGGTCTACGATTTGACCCTTCTCTCCAACTGTAGGTTAAAGAATCGCCGCAGAAAAGTTAGCCATTTTCCATACTACCCTTCCAGCAACGACTAGAAGTCCAATCCCCCTCAGCTAAGCCACTCGACTGATCTCCTCCACGAATCCTTCCATTgcttcccctcctctcctctcctacCCCGTCGAGCATATCGCCAAGATTCAAGAATTTCGTCCGTGGCACACTCTTGGAGCGACGGCATGTCGTGTTCATCCGCAGCCCCATATACATTTAAATTGAGCAGGATGCGATCCCTTGACTCCCATGATTCTCCGGGACCCATTGAAGGTTCGCATCGTCTCCTTGCACTACGGACAGGGCACATTGCTGGCGGACCGGGATATTGATCGCCtcctggagatgatcaaagtGTAGGCAATGCGTGGGCACTGATGTTGAGGTCTGGGATGGGAAATCCAAGGAGGTATGTACGATGTGGTATCTTACTATATATGCCAAGTAGTTGATAGGTTTATCTTTAATCTACCAAGTTTGAAAagaccttttttttaaaaaaaaataagttATTGCCCAGTTCATATGAACTTCTCGCTAGAGATTGACAGAGAGACGGGATAGTCTTGGGATCTTTTCCGACTGGAGATAGGGAGAGTGGGCATTAAGTCTAGGTACCTATATCAGCTATAGATGCGGTGGGCATCGCAGTCAAAAGGTGTAGGTATGGAGGGTGCCTATCAGGCCATTAACACGTCCACTACAAGCGTTATATTAATCATGGACAGTCGCCTGATGGCTTTACATGTCTACGGGGAATTTTTAAGGTTCTTTCATCAAAAAAGGTTGACGATTCTCCATTTACACAGGGGTCCGACACCCGGAATCTAGAAGCTCAGGCTCCCAATGTAGTATCCACAGGACCAGAGAGACacagagaaaaaagaaaagtgcaCTGCATGATCGCGTGGTTGCCATTGGGTATATCGCGTAGAAATATGATCTAATAAAATAACAAGATAGGAAATTCAACAGAAAGCATGAGGATGGCGATCATTTCTCCCCAGAACCGGACGTCTTCATCCTATTTCAACCCAGCCAGTGGCTTGTGTCATCAGGCATTCGTGGTGTGTCCGTTCGTCTTCGGTTCGTGAACTGGCTCTTCTCTCTGGGATTCTCAAAAAGTATCCGGTCGTTTAGCAGCAAATCTCGCAGCACTCGAAGCAGGCAAGACCGGCACAGCTGTTCACCCAGTTGGTCAGTGATTAGATTCGTGGATGATGACCAGGCCATTCCATTGGAATCATGGTACAGTGATAGAAGGGGTTTACTCACA
The window above is part of the Penicillium oxalicum strain HP7-1 chromosome VI, whole genome shotgun sequence genome. Proteins encoded here:
- a CDS encoding putative endo-beta-1,4-glucanase B, whose translation is MKFTNMVLAASAAGMAVAYPSAREVVPAGREINTSKRSVEKRANGFTWFGVSESGAEFGSAIPGTLGKDYTWPVASKIQVLRDAGMNVFRVPFLMERLVPGSLTGSFDATYLAALKSTVNSITKSGAYAVLDPHNYGRYGGSVITSTADFQAWWKKVAGEFSSNDKVIFDTNNEYNNMDQTLVLNLNQAAIDGIRAAGATSQYIFVEGNAWTGAWSWTDTNDNMKNLKDPQGKIVYEMHQYLDGDKSGTSESCVSATIGSERLKSATAWLKANNKKGFIGEFAGGANSVCESAVEDMLSYMQDNSDVWTGASWWSAGPWWGSYMYSLEPTDGPAYAAYLPILKKYFPNGSAAAPVGNSGSSPSTTTKPAPAQQPATTKAPVQITTTAQPVSKPISTEPAQAPAPVATSTFTTKAAGTTKSACTAKPVATQPASPSTGGTVGRWSQCGGMNWTGATACESPYKCVEQNPYYSQCL